One genomic window of bacterium HR11 includes the following:
- the hisB gene encoding Imidazoleglycerol-phosphate dehydratase, with protein sequence MPLKFQADWQSRETHVRLQGQFPGQGRIDIQTPDALFTHFLHALSFYAEWDFQCQTVSQDGIYHHFVEDTGIALGNALREALQAAGPVTRFAHQVVPMDEALVLVAMDLSGRAGLFMRRVPTHEITEFYAGLTRSLRMTLHLRVLRPGHWHHVMEAFFKATGRCLAQALTPRAGEGPTSTKGVVWT encoded by the coding sequence ATGCCGCTGAAGTTCCAGGCCGACTGGCAGTCCCGTGAGACCCATGTCCGGCTTCAGGGCCAGTTTCCCGGTCAGGGCCGGATCGATATCCAGACGCCGGATGCCTTGTTTACACACTTTCTCCACGCGTTGAGCTTTTATGCTGAATGGGACTTTCAGTGCCAGACCGTCAGTCAAGACGGGATCTACCACCACTTCGTGGAGGACACGGGCATCGCCCTGGGCAATGCCCTCCGGGAAGCCCTCCAGGCGGCCGGGCCCGTGACTCGCTTTGCGCACCAGGTCGTTCCCATGGACGAGGCCCTCGTCCTCGTCGCCATGGACCTGTCGGGACGAGCTGGGTTGTTTATGCGGCGGGTGCCGACTCACGAGATCACCGAATTTTACGCTGGTCTGACCCGGTCTCTTCGGATGACGCTTCACCTGCGGGTCCTTCGGCCGGGTCACTGGCATCACGTCATGGAGGCCTTCTTTAAGGCTACGGGTCGTTGCCTGGCCCAGGCCCTGACGCCCCGGGCTGGCGAGGGCCCGACGTCGACCAAGGGCGTCGTCTGGACGTGA
- the hisI gene encoding Phosphoribosyl-AMP cyclohydrolase, translating into MPDANLMPVVVQHAVTGEILMVAFADAEALERTRQTGWAHFFSRRRHRLWRKGETSGHGLQVLRIRTDCDQDAWVYEALPTGPVCHTGAASCFDAVPSGVLATWLWTLEQIVRDRQGTDPGVSYTARLFQAGLPHVARKVGEEALEVLIAALREGPDRCVQEVADLVYHLTVLLVAQGRSWQDVFGELRTRHLQASSEAAGGSSGAAGRPEP; encoded by the coding sequence ATGCCTGACGCGAACCTCATGCCCGTCGTCGTCCAGCACGCCGTTACCGGCGAAATCCTCATGGTCGCCTTCGCCGACGCCGAGGCCCTTGAGCGAACTCGCCAGACCGGATGGGCCCACTTTTTCTCCCGTCGCCGGCACCGTCTCTGGCGGAAGGGTGAAACGTCCGGCCATGGGCTCCAGGTCCTCCGGATCCGAACCGACTGTGACCAGGATGCCTGGGTCTATGAAGCGCTTCCGACGGGTCCGGTCTGTCACACAGGGGCGGCTTCTTGTTTCGACGCCGTCCCGTCCGGCGTCTTGGCGACGTGGTTATGGACCCTGGAGCAGATCGTCCGGGACCGTCAGGGGACCGATCCGGGGGTTTCTTACACGGCCCGTCTCTTTCAGGCGGGACTTCCGCACGTCGCCCGGAAAGTCGGCGAGGAGGCCCTGGAGGTCCTTATAGCGGCGCTTCGGGAGGGTCCCGACCGGTGTGTCCAGGAGGTGGCCGACCTCGTGTATCACCTGACGGTCCTCCTGGTCGCCCAGGGGCGGTCTTGGCAGGACGTATTTGGGGAATTACGGACCCGTCATCTTCAGGCGTCTTCTGAGGCGGCCGGCGGGTCTTCCGGGGCGGCCGGCCGGCCCGAACCATAG
- the yheI gene encoding putative multidrug resistance ABC transporter ATP-binding/permease protein YheI, which produces MGDATLTTLALWHYVRSQWLRLSIGFGALLASVVLQMQIPLLLREGVDRLTQRAPLTTVLHVAWAVLGLMLLQGLGRFLSRLLIVTASRHMEYQIRQDLWARLLVQPPAFFDRFYTGDLMAHLTNDLNALRMAIGPAFMYAAMSAFSIVWAVTWMAVTHPRLTLAMLLPAVGILLIMVWGSHQIKVRFEKVQDTFGRLSTTAQEIIAGMREVKAYDMEDLQAERFDAVADQYVHDQTRLAQVQNLMRPVITVLMGTAFLVLLGYGGWLIARGRMSIGTFVAFQAYLGMLAWPLISVGWILSLWQRGRASWRRIQRLVRDFHNPSAITLRDLNQSMNNVVAPTFQGRLTLRAVVFGYRPDRPVLRGLDMTVEPGTWVAVVGPSASGKSTLLRVVAGLYPPTQGDVLWDDRPVQAWPVEALRRSVLIVFQEPVLFSRTIRENLLLGWSEPLPDEALWEVLAWVGLADEVRALPAGLDTLIGERGVTLSGGQRQRLALARAWLRRPRVLLLDDPFSQVDLETEARIWQALRRHLDGSTTVLLVTQRPRPILDSDVVYVLHEGQWQAYGPPQEVLQTSEWFRTWLRLQQRSDGPPAQERTR; this is translated from the coding sequence ATGGGAGACGCAACTTTGACGACCCTCGCACTGTGGCATTACGTTCGGTCTCAGTGGCTCCGCCTCTCGATCGGCTTCGGCGCCCTCCTGGCGTCGGTCGTCCTGCAGATGCAGATCCCACTTCTCTTACGGGAAGGCGTCGACCGACTGACCCAGCGGGCCCCCCTGACGACGGTCCTCCACGTGGCCTGGGCCGTGCTGGGCCTCATGCTCTTGCAAGGCCTCGGCCGTTTCTTGTCCCGCCTCCTGATCGTGACGGCCTCCCGCCATATGGAGTATCAGATCCGCCAGGACCTGTGGGCCCGCCTGCTGGTCCAGCCCCCGGCCTTCTTCGACCGCTTTTACACCGGCGACCTGATGGCCCACCTGACGAACGACCTGAATGCCCTCCGGATGGCCATCGGACCCGCCTTCATGTATGCCGCCATGTCGGCCTTCTCCATCGTGTGGGCCGTCACGTGGATGGCCGTGACTCATCCCCGACTCACGCTGGCGATGCTCCTCCCCGCCGTCGGCATCCTGCTGATCATGGTATGGGGTTCACACCAGATCAAGGTCCGTTTCGAGAAAGTCCAGGACACCTTCGGACGGCTTTCGACGACGGCCCAGGAAATCATCGCCGGGATGCGGGAAGTGAAGGCCTATGACATGGAGGACCTCCAGGCAGAACGCTTCGACGCCGTCGCCGACCAGTACGTCCACGATCAGACCCGGCTCGCCCAGGTCCAGAACCTGATGCGGCCGGTCATCACCGTCCTGATGGGGACGGCCTTCTTGGTCCTGCTGGGCTACGGGGGGTGGCTGATCGCCCGGGGTCGGATGAGTATCGGCACGTTTGTCGCCTTTCAGGCGTATCTGGGGATGCTGGCCTGGCCGCTGATCTCGGTCGGCTGGATCCTCAGCCTGTGGCAACGGGGTCGGGCCTCGTGGCGGCGGATCCAACGGCTGGTCCGAGATTTTCACAATCCGTCAGCCATTACTCTAAGAGATTTGAACCAGTCTATGAATAATGTCGTCGCGCCGACCTTCCAGGGGCGGTTGACCCTCCGGGCAGTGGTCTTCGGCTATCGACCCGACCGGCCCGTCTTGCGGGGCCTCGACATGACGGTCGAGCCCGGGACGTGGGTCGCCGTCGTGGGTCCCTCGGCCAGCGGCAAGTCGACCCTCCTGCGGGTCGTCGCCGGTCTGTATCCCCCGACCCAGGGGGACGTCCTGTGGGACGACCGGCCGGTCCAAGCCTGGCCCGTCGAGGCCCTCCGACGGTCCGTCCTGATAGTCTTTCAAGAGCCGGTCCTGTTCTCCCGGACCATTCGGGAGAATCTGCTCCTGGGTTGGTCGGAACCCCTGCCGGATGAAGCCCTCTGGGAGGTCCTGGCCTGGGTCGGCCTCGCCGATGAGGTCCGGGCCCTCCCGGCCGGCCTGGACACCCTCATCGGGGAACGGGGCGTGACCCTGTCGGGCGGCCAGCGCCAGCGCTTGGCCCTCGCCCGGGCCTGGCTCCGTCGGCCTCGGGTCCTCCTCTTGGACGACCCCTTCTCGCAGGTCGACCTGGAGACCGAGGCCCGTATCTGGCAGGCCCTCCGCCGGCACCTGGACGGCTCGACGACCGTCCTGCTGGTCACCCAGCGGCCCCGCCCGATCCTGGACAGCGACGTCGTGTACGTCCTCCACGAGGGCCAGTGGCAGGCTTACGGCCCGCCCCAGGAGGTCTTGCAGACCTCCGAGTGGTTCCGTACGTGGCTCCGACTCCAGCAACGTTCGGACGGACCCCCGGCCCAGGAGCGGACCCGATGA
- the mkl gene encoding putative ribonucleotide transport ATP-binding protein mkl — MRWPGTWLSNHAREIHERFRHCYEAAECPALRFDGVDFWVDPGEPILQDISFEVWPRKTLIILGASGAGKSTILRLALGLIRPTRGSVWVGDFEVSRMRERDLIELRRHVGLVFQEGALFDSLTLEENVLFPLVERLRLPFRQAREKAREVLQWVGLQGHEHKLPAELSGGMRRRAGIARALVTEPSIMLYDEPTAGLDPITARTIIDLIVKLRDARGVTSVVVTHQMDDAFRIAGTQWVRSDGEWVLVERTPDETAGDVQFMLLYAGRMVFYGSAPDMRASPHPYVQAFLGARVMEEAMRP; from the coding sequence ATGCGGTGGCCGGGGACGTGGCTGTCGAATCATGCCCGGGAGATTCACGAGCGGTTCCGACATTGTTATGAGGCGGCCGAATGTCCGGCCCTGCGGTTTGACGGGGTCGACTTTTGGGTCGACCCCGGGGAGCCGATCTTACAGGACATCTCGTTTGAAGTCTGGCCTCGGAAGACACTGATCATCCTGGGGGCCAGTGGCGCCGGCAAGAGCACGATCCTCCGCCTGGCGCTGGGTCTAATCCGGCCGACCCGGGGGTCGGTATGGGTCGGCGACTTTGAGGTCTCTCGGATGAGGGAGCGGGACCTGATCGAGCTCCGGCGGCACGTCGGCTTAGTATTTCAGGAAGGCGCTCTCTTTGACTCCCTGACCCTGGAGGAAAACGTCCTATTTCCCCTGGTCGAGCGGCTTCGGCTTCCCTTCCGGCAGGCCCGGGAGAAGGCCCGGGAGGTCCTCCAGTGGGTCGGCCTGCAGGGGCATGAGCACAAGCTCCCGGCCGAGCTGAGCGGGGGGATGCGTCGTCGGGCGGGGATCGCCCGGGCCCTGGTGACCGAGCCGTCCATCATGCTGTACGACGAGCCGACGGCCGGCCTGGACCCCATCACGGCCCGGACGATCATCGACCTCATCGTCAAGCTTCGGGACGCCCGGGGCGTGACGTCGGTGGTCGTCACCCATCAGATGGACGATGCCTTTCGCATCGCCGGGACCCAGTGGGTCCGCTCGGACGGAGAGTGGGTCCTGGTCGAGCGGACGCCGGACGAGACGGCCGGAGACGTGCAGTTTATGCTGTTATATGCGGGGCGCATGGTATTTTATGGGAGCGCCCCGGACATGCGGGCCAGTCCTCATCCTTACGTCCAGGCCTTCCTGGGTGCCCGAGTCATGGAGGAGGCGATGAGGCCGTAG
- a CDS encoding putative ABC transporter ATP-binding protein, which yields MRTTAGMSVRAFLRRVWPYVRPYRYRFLGGLVYLGLLAGLELTLPLWTKLAIDRYFVPGRWSAGVWLLGVYALTLGLIGLLQYLQGYFIDVTAYRAMRDLRCHTFRHLLTLPIAFFQRQPTGKLVTRVTNDVDALQEILGQGILSIIADVGTSVAIFGLLWWISPVLALSVTATALMVVGVSFLFQRYAQRAQEDIRTWLARLNGFLQEHIGGISTLQVHRAEAQAFRELQTLNQGYTQAYVSAVFHYAWYYPVIRALEVLTSVLVLVLGGWLFYEGRLTLGTLVAFFQYVQRFFEPLADLSDKYNAFLQAFVAEARIQEIHQTLSDPAYRGQPLNVTGPAPIAFRHVTFRYTPDGPWVLKDVNLVIRPGERVALVGPTGAGKTTLAALLLRLYDPTLGSIEFGHQSIQEVDARDLRRAIRMIFQEPFLFSDTALQNILLYRDGTARAELERWFQRLRHNALVRGLHQKLHETLHERGSNLAQSERQAIAVLRGIATDPRVLILDEALSALDPQTERDLYELIESVTRGRTVLLIAHRLYTLPAVDRVIVLWDGQIVEEGPPQELLRRDSVFASLLRVQALEAYGSGRPAAPEDPPAASEDA from the coding sequence ATGAGGACGACGGCAGGCATGTCGGTTCGAGCATTCCTCCGACGGGTGTGGCCCTACGTCCGGCCCTATCGCTACCGATTCTTGGGTGGCCTCGTCTATCTGGGCCTCCTCGCCGGTCTCGAATTGACCCTTCCTCTCTGGACCAAGCTGGCCATCGACCGATACTTCGTCCCGGGCCGGTGGTCGGCCGGCGTCTGGCTCCTCGGCGTGTACGCTCTGACCCTGGGCCTGATCGGCCTGCTTCAGTACCTCCAGGGCTACTTCATCGACGTCACGGCCTACCGGGCGATGCGGGACCTGCGGTGCCACACGTTCCGCCACCTCCTGACCCTGCCCATCGCCTTCTTCCAGCGCCAGCCGACCGGTAAGTTGGTCACGCGCGTGACCAACGACGTGGATGCCCTCCAGGAAATCCTGGGTCAGGGCATCCTCAGCATCATCGCCGACGTCGGGACCAGCGTCGCCATCTTCGGCCTCCTCTGGTGGATCAGCCCCGTCCTGGCCCTGTCTGTCACGGCGACGGCCCTGATGGTCGTCGGCGTGAGCTTCCTCTTTCAGCGATACGCTCAGCGGGCCCAGGAAGACATTCGCACCTGGCTGGCGCGGCTGAACGGCTTCCTCCAGGAGCACATCGGAGGCATCTCGACCCTTCAGGTTCACCGAGCCGAGGCCCAGGCCTTCCGGGAGCTCCAGACCCTCAATCAGGGTTACACGCAGGCCTATGTATCGGCCGTATTCCACTACGCCTGGTACTATCCCGTGATCCGCGCTCTGGAGGTCCTGACGTCGGTCCTGGTCCTCGTACTGGGCGGCTGGCTCTTCTACGAAGGTCGGCTGACCCTGGGGACGCTCGTCGCCTTCTTTCAATACGTCCAGCGGTTCTTCGAGCCCCTCGCCGACCTGAGCGACAAGTACAACGCCTTCCTCCAAGCCTTTGTGGCCGAGGCCCGCATCCAGGAAATCCATCAGACTCTGTCTGACCCGGCCTACCGGGGGCAGCCCCTGAACGTCACCGGCCCGGCCCCCATCGCCTTCCGTCACGTGACCTTTCGGTATACACCGGATGGGCCCTGGGTCCTCAAAGACGTGAATCTCGTCATCCGTCCTGGCGAGCGGGTCGCCCTCGTCGGACCGACCGGCGCCGGAAAAACGACGCTGGCCGCCCTCCTACTCCGACTCTACGACCCGACCCTGGGTTCCATCGAATTCGGCCACCAGTCGATTCAAGAAGTCGATGCCCGAGACCTTCGACGGGCCATCCGCATGATCTTCCAGGAGCCCTTTCTATTCTCCGACACCGCCCTGCAGAACATCCTGCTTTACCGTGACGGGACGGCTCGCGCCGAGCTGGAACGGTGGTTCCAACGGCTCCGACACAACGCTCTCGTCCGGGGCCTTCACCAGAAGCTTCACGAGACCCTGCACGAACGGGGGAGCAACCTGGCCCAAAGCGAACGCCAAGCCATCGCCGTCCTGCGGGGCATCGCCACCGACCCCCGGGTCCTCATCCTGGATGAAGCCCTCTCGGCCCTGGACCCCCAGACCGAGCGCGACCTCTACGAACTCATCGAGTCCGTCACCCGGGGACGCACGGTCCTCCTGATCGCCCATCGCCTGTACACGCTTCCGGCCGTCGACCGGGTCATCGTCCTGTGGGATGGCCAGATCGTCGAAGAGGGTCCGCCCCAGGAACTGCTTCGGCGAGACTCCGTGTTCGCCAGCCTGCTTCGGGTCCAGGCCTTAGAAGCCTATGGTTCGGGCCGGCCGGCCGCCCCGGAAGACCCGCCGGCCGCCTCAGAAGACGCCTGA
- the hisH gene encoding Imidazole glycerol phosphate synthase subunit HisH, with product MDMSAVPATGPRSRAARPERPSVVIVDYQAGNLRSLTAAFTALGARVTLLDRPRPGLRFDRLVVPGVGAFDWACQRLNSTGLKELIQQSVAEGVPVLGICLGMQWLWETSEEGREPGLGLWPGRVIRFRNVPRVPHMGWNQVEWVAGTRRSAWLVGFPSGYAYFAHSYYPEPADPDLVWAVTEYGSVRFPSVVGRDHVVGVQFHPEKSGTWGLAFLQRWLEEGRAPCIPSAYLPSIGDEVDAGSHSGH from the coding sequence ATGGACATGAGCGCCGTTCCGGCCACGGGTCCACGCTCCCGGGCGGCAAGGCCTGAACGCCCGTCGGTCGTCATCGTCGACTACCAAGCCGGGAACCTGCGGAGCCTGACGGCCGCCTTTACGGCCTTGGGCGCTCGGGTGACCCTCCTGGACCGGCCGAGGCCCGGACTTCGGTTCGACCGACTCGTCGTTCCCGGCGTCGGGGCCTTCGACTGGGCCTGCCAGCGTCTGAATTCCACAGGACTGAAAGAATTGATTCAACAGTCGGTAGCCGAGGGTGTGCCAGTCCTCGGGATCTGCCTGGGCATGCAGTGGCTGTGGGAGACCAGCGAGGAGGGTCGCGAGCCGGGTCTGGGACTTTGGCCCGGCCGGGTCATCCGCTTTCGAAACGTCCCCCGGGTCCCTCACATGGGATGGAATCAGGTCGAGTGGGTCGCCGGGACCCGGCGGTCGGCCTGGCTGGTCGGGTTCCCGTCGGGGTACGCCTACTTTGCCCATAGTTACTACCCCGAACCGGCCGACCCAGACCTCGTTTGGGCCGTCACTGAGTACGGCTCCGTTCGATTTCCCTCGGTCGTGGGGCGGGACCACGTCGTGGGCGTGCAATTTCATCCGGAGAAGTCCGGCACCTGGGGTCTGGCGTTCCTCCAGCGCTGGCTGGAAGAGGGTAGGGCGCCCTGCATCCCATCCGCCTATCTGCCCTCTATAGGTGATGAAGTCGATGCTGGAAGTCATTCCGGCCATTGA
- the hisC_2 gene encoding Histidinol-phosphate aminotransferase has protein sequence MVVRLHLNENPWDLPPEAKAWVADQRWHLYPDEGLYDLVRARVAAHWGVPAESVLLTNGADEAIALLMLWYRRVAFWRPAFSGYAWVARGWELDAVEIPLGPDFEVPWDAMLEARDRLLFIDRPHNPSGLCLLGRAELADLLERWAAWVVLDETYADFARASLTDMFDPEGRLIVLRSFSKSFCMAGLRLGFMVAPRSVLKPLEVRRLPFNVNRLALYTALWVLDRPELFRTYVDAVRRERQAMLERMARLPGLRVWPSEANFILFQGPRPIEGLVRRLAEYGIQIRNLENVVGPGAGRVSVGRPEDNARFLNTLEAYYAAEVPGRLAVP, from the coding sequence TTGGTCGTCCGGCTTCATCTGAATGAAAACCCGTGGGACCTGCCCCCGGAGGCGAAGGCCTGGGTCGCCGACCAGCGATGGCACCTGTACCCGGACGAAGGCCTGTACGACCTCGTCCGGGCGAGGGTTGCCGCGCACTGGGGCGTCCCGGCGGAGTCGGTCCTCCTGACGAATGGAGCCGACGAAGCTATCGCCCTGCTGATGTTGTGGTACCGTCGGGTCGCCTTCTGGCGACCGGCCTTCTCGGGCTACGCCTGGGTCGCCCGGGGCTGGGAGCTGGACGCCGTCGAAATCCCCCTGGGGCCGGACTTTGAGGTCCCCTGGGACGCCATGCTCGAGGCCCGGGACCGCCTCCTGTTCATCGACCGCCCTCACAACCCGTCGGGCCTGTGCCTACTCGGGCGGGCCGAGCTGGCGGACTTGCTCGAGCGGTGGGCGGCGTGGGTCGTCTTGGACGAGACGTACGCCGACTTTGCCCGGGCGTCGCTGACGGACATGTTCGACCCGGAGGGACGCCTGATCGTCCTGCGGAGCTTCTCGAAGAGCTTCTGCATGGCCGGCCTGCGTCTGGGCTTCATGGTCGCGCCCCGGTCTGTCCTGAAGCCCTTAGAGGTCCGCCGCCTGCCCTTTAACGTCAACCGCCTGGCCCTGTACACGGCCCTGTGGGTCTTAGACCGTCCTGAGCTCTTCCGGACTTACGTCGACGCCGTCCGTCGGGAACGCCAAGCCATGCTCGAACGGATGGCCCGCCTGCCGGGCCTGCGGGTGTGGCCCTCCGAGGCCAACTTTATCCTCTTTCAGGGCCCGCGTCCCATCGAGGGCCTCGTCCGACGCTTGGCCGAATACGGCATCCAAATCCGAAATTTGGAAAACGTCGTGGGTCCCGGCGCTGGGCGGGTCAGCGTGGGACGGCCCGAGGACAACGCCCGATTCTTGAACACCTTGGAGGCTTACTATGCCGCTGAAGTTCCAGGCCGACTGGCAGTCCCGTGA
- the mlaE gene encoding putative phospholipid ABC transporter permease protein MlaE has translation MTVAVWAADRVKRWLYHVQSFTQFVLHVLWCTATPPIYVKDGLYYMYTLGIGSLPVILLTGLFTGMVLSLQSGYTLAQFGGKYYLARIVSLSMVRELGPVLTALMLAGRVGAGIASELGAMAVTEQVSALRAMGVDPVRKLVVPRWLALLGMAPTLTILSAWVGLWGGAMVADIKYQVRPSYYWATAAWVLFTDDVILGFLKPFLFGTLIAWIGCYQGLTTEGGSQGVGRSTTSTVVVTSIAILVADYFFNEVFITIIMMTGHF, from the coding sequence ATGACGGTCGCCGTCTGGGCCGCCGACCGGGTCAAGCGGTGGCTGTACCACGTACAATCCTTTACCCAGTTTGTCCTCCATGTCCTCTGGTGCACGGCCACGCCGCCCATCTATGTGAAGGACGGTCTGTACTACATGTACACGCTGGGGATCGGCTCGCTTCCGGTCATCCTGCTGACGGGGCTCTTTACGGGGATGGTCCTGTCGCTTCAGAGCGGCTACACGCTGGCCCAGTTTGGCGGCAAGTACTACCTGGCCCGCATCGTCTCTCTCTCGATGGTCCGAGAGCTGGGGCCTGTCCTGACGGCCTTGATGCTGGCCGGGCGGGTCGGGGCCGGAATCGCCTCGGAGTTGGGGGCGATGGCCGTGACCGAGCAGGTCAGCGCCCTGCGGGCGATGGGGGTCGACCCCGTCCGGAAGCTGGTCGTCCCCCGGTGGCTGGCCCTCCTGGGGATGGCCCCGACGCTGACGATCCTGTCGGCCTGGGTCGGCCTGTGGGGCGGGGCGATGGTCGCCGACATCAAGTACCAAGTCCGGCCGTCTTACTATTGGGCGACGGCCGCCTGGGTCTTATTCACCGACGACGTCATCCTGGGGTTCCTGAAGCCCTTTCTCTTTGGGACGCTAATCGCCTGGATCGGCTGTTACCAGGGCCTTACGACGGAGGGCGGCTCCCAGGGCGTCGGTCGCTCGACGACCTCGACGGTCGTCGTCACGTCCATCGCCATCTTGGTCGCCGACTACTTCTTCAACGAGGTTTTTATCACGATCATCATGATGACGGGTCACTTTTGA
- the hisF gene encoding Imidazole glycerol phosphate synthase subunit HisF, with translation MLARRLIPCLDVDRGVVVKGVRFNALQRAGDPVELARRYETEGADEVVFLDITATTEGRATLVRVVERTAEVLRIPFTVGGGIRSVADADVLFRAGADKVSVNTAAVENPRLIADLADRYGCQAVVVAIDVNLEPGGGYRVYTHAGKKPTTWEARAWAQTAARMGAGELLVTAIHRDGTGLGYDLDLLKQIVESVEIPVIASGGAGRPDHLRDALLVGADAVLLASRLHRSQFRIWELKKYLKQCGIPIR, from the coding sequence ATGCTGGCGCGACGTCTGATCCCCTGCCTGGACGTCGACCGGGGGGTCGTCGTCAAAGGCGTTCGGTTCAATGCCCTTCAGCGGGCCGGCGACCCCGTCGAACTGGCTCGGCGGTATGAGACCGAAGGGGCCGACGAGGTCGTCTTTCTCGACATCACGGCGACGACGGAAGGCCGGGCGACGCTCGTCCGGGTCGTCGAGCGAACGGCCGAGGTCCTCCGTATTCCCTTTACCGTCGGCGGCGGCATCCGGAGCGTGGCCGACGCCGACGTCTTGTTTCGGGCCGGTGCCGACAAGGTCAGTGTCAACACGGCGGCTGTCGAAAATCCTCGGCTCATCGCCGATCTGGCGGACCGGTACGGCTGTCAGGCCGTCGTCGTGGCCATCGACGTGAATTTGGAACCCGGTGGGGGGTACCGTGTATACACTCATGCGGGCAAGAAACCCACGACCTGGGAGGCCCGGGCGTGGGCCCAAACGGCCGCCCGGATGGGGGCCGGGGAGCTCCTCGTGACGGCCATCCATCGAGACGGGACGGGCCTCGGGTACGATCTGGATTTGTTAAAGCAGATTGTTGAATCTGTGGAAATCCCCGTCATCGCCTCAGGCGGGGCCGGCCGGCCGGACCACCTGCGGGACGCCCTCCTCGTCGGGGCCGATGCCGTCCTTCTTGCCTCCCGCCTTCACCGGTCCCAATTCCGGATCTGGGAGCTAAAGAAGTACTTAAAGCAGTGTGGAATTCCAATCCGCTGA
- the hisA_2 gene encoding 1-(5-phosphoribosyl)-5-[(5-phosphoribosylamino) methylideneamino] imidazole-4-carboxamide isomerase, whose protein sequence is MLEVIPAIDLMGGHVVRLTQGDFRRVRRYPWTPVELARHLEGLGFRWLHVVDLDGARTGRWTHGPVIAEICQQTRLQIQVGGGLRTLDVLRTVRTWGIDRIVVGTQAADLAFLRQAVDLWEGRVLVALDVRGSRWVVRGWQQEAPEEVDAWLRRWAPIPFEGFLITDTERDGTCQGIDPERIRRWTERVGRPVWWAGGVGSVEDLTVLASLGIDGLRGVIVGRALLDGRIDFNILNVLLQKT, encoded by the coding sequence ATGCTGGAAGTCATTCCGGCCATTGACCTCATGGGGGGTCACGTCGTCCGTCTGACGCAAGGCGACTTCCGGCGGGTGCGGCGGTATCCGTGGACGCCGGTCGAACTGGCCCGGCACTTGGAAGGCCTGGGCTTTCGATGGCTCCACGTCGTCGACTTGGACGGCGCCCGGACGGGCCGTTGGACACACGGCCCGGTCATCGCCGAAATCTGTCAGCAGACCCGCCTCCAGATTCAAGTCGGGGGTGGCCTCCGTACGCTGGACGTCCTGCGCACGGTCCGGACCTGGGGTATCGACCGCATCGTCGTCGGGACCCAGGCGGCCGACCTGGCCTTCTTACGGCAGGCCGTCGACCTATGGGAGGGACGAGTCCTCGTAGCCTTGGATGTGCGGGGTTCCCGATGGGTCGTCCGGGGATGGCAGCAAGAGGCCCCCGAAGAAGTCGATGCATGGCTCCGACGATGGGCACCGATCCCCTTCGAGGGGTTTCTTATCACGGACACGGAACGGGACGGCACCTGTCAAGGCATCGACCCCGAACGGATTCGTCGCTGGACTGAGCGGGTCGGCCGACCTGTGTGGTGGGCCGGCGGCGTCGGGTCGGTCGAGGACTTGACGGTCCTGGCGTCGCTGGGTATCGACGGCCTTCGGGGCGTCATCGTCGGCCGGGCCCTCTTAGACGGCCGGATCGATTTCAACATATTGAATGTGTTACTTCAAAAAACTTGA